The nucleotide sequence GCTGCTGCTCGTCGAGGCCGTCCAGCAGGGCGGCCGTCTCATCGGCGGCCTGCGCGTACTCGGCGGCGACGACCGCCGGGTCCTGGGCTCCGTAGTCGGAGTCCACGGCGACCTGCTCCCCGTCCCAGGAGCCGAACCGCGGGTCGTCCTTCTCGAGCAGCAGCGAGATCCGCTCGTGGAACAGCCCCACCACATCGCGGGTGTGCGCGGCGTACTCCAGCGGGGACCAGACCTCAGCCGACGGGCGCTCGCGGACGTCGTCGCGCTCGATCGTCTCCTGCCACGAGGCGGCGGAGGCGCGAAGGGTCTCGGCGGCGGAGAGCTCGCGCAGTCCCGGGGCGAAGCCGCACTCGGCGCAGGGGCCCTCGGTCACGAAGGCCCAGTCGACGGTGTCGGTAGGGGTCGGGGTGGTGCTGTGAGTGCTCATGTCCTGAACCGT is from Kocuria palustris and encodes:
- a CDS encoding DinB family protein codes for the protein MSTHSTTPTPTDTVDWAFVTEGPCAECGFAPGLRELSAAETLRASAASWQETIERDDVRERPSAEVWSPLEYAAHTRDVVGLFHERISLLLEKDDPRFGSWDGEQVAVDSDYGAQDPAVVAAEYAQAADETAALLDGLDEQQLTRTGSRADGRAFTVAGLIDYLLHEVRHHLHDVGIQAPREGVQEAAAEAAEQAHDQDAGASQ